From a region of the Stenotrophomonas sp. BIO128-Bstrain genome:
- a CDS encoding LysR family transcriptional regulator: protein MALRNLDDLTVFVHVVDRRSFSATARDLHLAPKTVSKQIARLEQALGTTLFERNTRNLRITGEGRAIAERARVALAVLEEVQELATGGSQELRGTIRLTAPTPFGRKFVAPAIHDFCRLHPKVGVDLRLSDQVQDLFSGDLDLAIRMGELADSRLVARRVADNRRILAASPAYLEAQGNPAQPEELERHNCLVFAYPGLLQSTWPLRKGRREKPVAVSGTLCSDNGDVLHAWCVAGLGISLRETWDIYEELRDGRLVRVLPDWEATPSTISIVRARREPVPRRLTAFSDFLLRRWQNAPWER from the coding sequence ATGGCTCTGCGCAATCTCGATGATCTGACGGTGTTCGTGCATGTGGTGGACAGGCGCAGCTTCTCCGCCACAGCACGCGACTTGCACCTCGCACCCAAGACTGTCAGCAAGCAAATCGCCCGGCTGGAACAGGCGCTCGGCACCACCCTGTTCGAGCGCAACACCCGCAATCTGCGCATCACCGGCGAAGGCCGCGCCATCGCAGAGCGCGCGCGGGTGGCCCTGGCGGTGCTGGAAGAAGTTCAGGAACTGGCGACCGGCGGCAGCCAAGAGCTGAGGGGCACCATCCGTCTTACCGCGCCCACGCCGTTCGGGCGCAAGTTCGTGGCCCCAGCTATCCATGATTTCTGCCGTCTGCATCCCAAGGTCGGTGTCGACCTGCGCCTGTCCGATCAGGTGCAGGACCTGTTCAGCGGCGACCTCGACCTGGCGATCCGCATGGGCGAGTTGGCCGATTCGCGTTTGGTGGCGCGGCGCGTGGCCGACAACCGGCGCATCCTGGCGGCATCCCCCGCCTACCTGGAAGCGCAGGGCAATCCCGCGCAGCCGGAAGAACTGGAACGGCACAACTGCCTAGTGTTCGCCTACCCGGGCCTGCTGCAAAGCACCTGGCCGCTGCGCAAGGGCCGCCGGGAGAAGCCTGTCGCGGTCAGCGGTACGCTGTGCAGTGACAACGGCGATGTGCTGCATGCGTGGTGCGTGGCCGGGCTGGGCATCTCGCTGCGCGAGACCTGGGACATTTACGAGGAACTGCGCGACGGGCGGCTGGTGCGCGTGTTGCCGGACTGGGAAGCAACGCCCTCGACGATCAGCATCGTGCGGGCGCGGCGAGAGCCGGTGCCGCGCAGGCTGACGGCATTCAGCGACTTCCTATTGAGGCGCTGGCAAAACGCGCCGTGGGAGCGTTGA
- a CDS encoding type 1 glutamine amidotransferase domain-containing protein — protein MTQRILFVLTSHDRKGPAGATEAAPSGFYLSEVTHPHRVLADAGHAVDFVSPQGGKTHVDGLDLDDPINAAFWNDAALRCATETTLAPPQVDPDAYAAIFYAGGHATMWDFPDNAELAAIAARIYERGGVVAAVCHGPAGLVNVKLSDGRCLVAGKDVSAFTNDEERAVGLYDAVPFLLADALQERGARHVPASNFQVQVVVSGRLVTGQNPASAKGVAEAMLPLLVAASVDQA, from the coding sequence ATGACCCAACGCATCCTTTTCGTCTTGACCAGCCACGACCGCAAGGGGCCGGCCGGCGCCACCGAAGCCGCGCCCAGCGGTTTCTATCTGTCCGAGGTCACGCATCCGCATCGGGTACTGGCCGACGCCGGCCATGCGGTCGATTTCGTCAGTCCCCAGGGGGGCAAGACGCACGTCGATGGACTTGACCTGGACGATCCGATCAATGCCGCGTTCTGGAACGATGCGGCGCTACGATGCGCCACCGAAACCACATTGGCGCCGCCGCAGGTCGATCCCGATGCCTACGCCGCCATCTTCTACGCCGGTGGCCACGCGACGATGTGGGACTTCCCGGACAACGCCGAACTGGCGGCCATTGCGGCGCGCATCTACGAGCGTGGCGGCGTGGTCGCGGCGGTGTGCCACGGCCCGGCCGGGCTGGTGAACGTCAAGCTGTCCGATGGTCGTTGTCTTGTCGCGGGCAAGGACGTGTCGGCCTTCACCAACGACGAGGAACGCGCGGTCGGCCTGTACGACGCCGTGCCGTTCCTGCTGGCCGATGCTTTGCAGGAACGCGGTGCCCGGCATGTGCCCGCGTCGAACTTTCAGGTGCAGGTGGTCGTGAGCGGGCGGCTGGTGACGGGCCAGAACCCCGCTTCGGCCAAGGGTGTGGCCGAGGCGATGCTGCCGCTGCTGGTAGCGGCGTCCGTGGATCAGGCCTAA
- a CDS encoding MFS transporter, translated as MNERIPFVIYVFALCAFALGFTEFVTIGLVSTISAHLHASVAQVGTAVTAYALGAVIGAPGLTALATRWPRKRLLLVAMGLFTLGNAVVSLSDALTPMLVARFASGLGHGVFLAVASSVATQLAGRHRAGAAVAVVFGGLTLALALGVPLGTYLGSVLSWQVIFMAVAASGAIGFVGLLALMPTDSNGASAQANAMDGLKAMFNPRLLAGAGITVLAYAGSFALYTYIMPILLQVTNVSESTASLLMLGYGVMAAIGNVWGGRLADRKGADFAVMTVLVGLAVVLLAIWASAPSLPLMVLLTGLLGALTYAAVPPLQARVIGLSHIHAPQAPAVAAGLNIAGFNGGIALGSLLGGASLEAMGLTSTAWVGTIAVGLGIVWMLWQMQRPAFQAERLVT; from the coding sequence ATGAACGAGCGCATACCTTTCGTCATCTACGTCTTCGCGCTTTGCGCGTTCGCCTTGGGTTTCACCGAGTTCGTGACCATCGGACTGGTGTCCACCATCTCCGCCCACCTGCATGCCAGCGTCGCCCAGGTCGGCACGGCGGTCACGGCTTATGCGCTCGGCGCGGTGATTGGTGCGCCGGGCCTGACCGCGCTGGCGACCCGCTGGCCGCGTAAGCGGCTGCTGCTGGTAGCGATGGGCTTGTTCACGCTGGGCAACGCTGTAGTCAGTCTGTCCGATGCACTGACGCCCATGCTGGTGGCCCGCTTCGCCTCCGGCCTGGGACATGGGGTATTTCTCGCCGTAGCATCCAGCGTGGCAACCCAACTGGCGGGCCGGCATCGGGCCGGTGCGGCGGTGGCCGTGGTATTTGGCGGCTTGACTCTGGCCCTGGCGCTGGGCGTTCCGCTCGGCACCTACCTGGGCAGCGTGTTGAGCTGGCAGGTCATCTTCATGGCAGTGGCCGCAAGTGGTGCCATTGGGTTCGTCGGCCTGCTGGCCCTGATGCCGACAGATAGCAACGGTGCCTCGGCGCAGGCCAATGCGATGGATGGCCTGAAAGCCATGTTCAATCCGCGTCTGCTGGCCGGAGCCGGCATCACCGTGTTGGCGTATGCGGGGTCCTTCGCGCTCTACACCTACATTATGCCGATCCTGCTGCAAGTGACGAACGTCAGTGAAAGCACGGCGAGCCTTTTGATGCTGGGCTACGGCGTGATGGCCGCCATCGGCAATGTGTGGGGCGGGCGGCTGGCCGACCGCAAGGGGGCCGACTTTGCGGTGATGACCGTACTGGTCGGCCTTGCCGTCGTTCTGTTGGCGATCTGGGCATCGGCACCGTCGCTGCCATTGATGGTGTTGCTGACCGGCCTGCTGGGTGCGCTGACCTATGCGGCGGTGCCGCCCTTGCAGGCGCGGGTGATCGGGTTGTCGCACATCCACGCGCCGCAGGCACCGGCAGTGGCGGCTGGGCTGAACATCGCCGGCTTCAATGGCGGTATCGCGCTGGGTTCGCTGCTGGGCGGTGCCAGCCTGGAGGCGATGGGGCTGACCAGCACGGCCTGGGTCGGTACGATCGCCGTGGGCCTTGGGATCGTCTGGATGCTCTGGCAGATGCAGCGTCCGGCATTTCAGGCTGAAAGACTTGTGACCTGA